DNA sequence from the Nesterenkonia lutea genome:
GTCGCCAGGATGACCACGAAGGCTCCCATCGCGGCACAGAGCGCGACCCACACCGAGGTGACCTCTGAGAGGATGCGGGGGAAGATCAGCCAGAACATCCCCCACCCCATGCCCAGGGCAAGGGTGATCCTGCCCCGCTCGGTCATCGCGTAGTACGAGGCGGCCCAGATGCAGACGCTCAGACCGATCAGTGCCCAGATCACCGCGGGGAAGCCAGGCACGCGCCAGCCCATGGCGGTCAGCCAGATGGACAGCGAGGACATGCCTGCCACGAGCGCCCAGCCGGCGAAGAGACCGGTGGTGGTGTCGGCAAGCCGGCGCTCCAGGGAGCTGCGGGCGGTGCGGAAGGTGAACTGTCGGATCGCATCGATCAGGGCCAGCGCGACCGCCAGCGAGGCCAGCACCGCGATGGTGAGCATCCCGTGGTGGACTGCCGCGGTCCAGACCAGCATGAGCAGCGATGCGGAACCGACCTGCCAGCCGGAGAGGCGCTGACGCGGCGTCGCGGTCTGCGTGGTGGTCCATTGGTAGACCGCATGCGCGATGAGACCGATCACGATGAAGGGCCACAGCCAATAGAAGTTCGCGTCTGGGGAGAGCAGCGCCAGGTCTCCCGAGTACCAGCCCTCGACGAGCTGATCCAGGCCGTTGCCACCGAGGATCGCAGGGGCTGCGGTGAACGCGCCGAACATCCAGATCAGCGAGACCAGCGCGGCCAGCGCGCCGAGACTCACAAAGACCTGTCGGTAGAGGTCGGTGCGGACCGGTGCCGGATCGGGATCACGGGAGGGGAGGTTGTACGGGGGGATATAGGTGAAGAGGTCTTCCTCATCATCTGCGAACTCCACGAACTCCCGCCCGGTGGGACGGTAGTTCCGCGCTGTTGCGGCCTCGATCGCGGCGGCCTTCTCCAGGATGACATCGCGCTGCCGACGCTCATCCAGAGCGCGGCGAGGCTTGGGGAGCGTGACCGCAGCCGGCTCCTCCTGAGCCTCGGTGAGCGGACCTTCCGCGGGAGTGGAACCGCCGGCGTTCGGGTCGGAGGTCGCTTCCGGTGCATTCACCGGATCCCCGGACCCGGAAGCCGGCTCAGGGTCTGGTTCTTCGGCTGCGGTAGCGGGCCGGGCGGCGTCGTCGGGGTCCCCCGGACTGGGTGCGGGGGTGCTGGTTCCCGGGGTCTCCTCCTGGACGGAGGGGTGCTCGGATTCGGCGGGGGAGTCCGGGTGATCCTGTGCCTGTGCCTGTTCCGGTGCCTGTGTCGCAGGCTCGGGACGCCTGAAGGCGCTGGCCAGGCGACGCGTGGCATCCATGAACTTCTCGTCGAGGTTGTCGAAGAAGTCGCTCAGCCCGGACTCCTCCGATCCTGTCTCGGTCGGGTTCGGCCGCGGGGGTGTCGGCTGGCTGTGTCGCACCGCAGAAGCGCCGGCGGGTGTCGCCGAGGTCTGCCCGGAGGACTCGGTGCCGGGCAGCTCGGTCTCCTCCTGCTCGGGGGCGCCGCTCCCGGCGGTCTCACCGTCTCCCGCGGACTCCGACTCACCGGCATGCTCGTCGCTGGAGAGCTCCTCACTGAGGGTCTCTTCGCTGAGGGTCTCTTCGCTGGAGAAGTCGTCGCGGGGGAGCCCCTGCGCTGAGGCGGCCGGGGTCTCGGGTTCTGCTCCAGGGGCACTGGAGGCAGGGGGTTCGGAAGCGGGGAGAGTCTCGGTGGACTCGTCCTGGGACTTTTCAGTCAAGCCCGTGTTCCCCCTCTGCGTCATAGCTGGCATATGCGTTCACTGCCGCGGATCCGGCGTCCGCTCAGATGTGCTGGTCACTTCGCCGACGGTCTCCGTCCGGTCCTGCGACGCGAACGGTGCCTGGTCATCAGCACCGTGATTCCCAACCCCACCAGGGTACCCACAACGATGGCGGCGCCCGTGCTCGCCCAGGGTGGGAGCCCGGTAGTTGTTCCCGTAATGTAACCTAATCCGACCAGCCAGAGGGACCAGGTCAGCGCCCCCAGCAGCGTGAGCGCAACGATGGCGCTTCCGCCGAGCCGCATGATCCCGGCGGTGGCCATCGAGGCCGAACGCCCCCCGGGGATGCCACGGATCAGGAGCAGGCCGGCCCAGGTGGTGGCGCCTCCGGCGCGGATCGAGATCCGCACCATCTTCCGGTGCAGCCTGCGGCCCCACTTCCAGCGGTAGAGCAGACGGATCAGCTTGTACCGGAAGAGCAGGTAGACCCCGACATCCCCGGCCAGGCAGCCGATGAAGGTCACCCCGAGCACCAGCAGAAGCGGGAAGATGTCCTCCGCCGCCATGGTGCCGGAGGCGATGACCATGACCTCTGAGGGGAAGGGCGGGACGATCGCGGTGAACGCCACGGCGACCGCCAGCACGATGAAGTAGTAGAACCCCCACTCCTGGTAGAGGGCGGGATCGCCGAGGTCGTTGACGCCCAGGGCGATCACTGCGTTGGTCACTGCGGGGACTCCTGGAGGGTTCGCGGGGAGGTGAAGCTGCGCTGGACTCCGTTCAGCGGATCTCTGAAGGACAGCGTCTTGGCCAGCAGCTGCAGCGGCCTGTCGAACTCATCAGGTGCATCATCGAGAAGTTCGGGGTAGAAGCGGTCATTCAGAATACCCAGTCCCAGGAGCGCCATATGGATGCGCAGCTGGTGAGTCTTGCCGGTGTGCGGGATCAGCTGGAAATGCCCAACCTGCTCACCGGAGGGGCTGGTGCCGGCCGCGAGGAGCTCGACCCTTGAGGAGGAGTTGGCGCCCGGAATCGCCTCCGTTCGGCGCTTTCCGGTGCGAGCCTTCCGGTCATGAGGGCGTCTGCCCGAGTGCTCGGGCGCATAGGCGGCCAGCTGGGAGACGACGACCCCTTTGGTCTTCTCGATCCTGTTGCGCACGCTCAGCGGAAACCGGGAGGCGAGCGCCTCCGCGGTCATTCCCCGCGGCGCGGCGCTGACGCACTCATAGGTCTTGTTCACCTGTCGGTTCTCGAAGAGCAGCTGGTACGCCCCGCGGGTGGAGGGCTCCTTGGAGAAGAGCACCACGCCGGCGGTGCCGCGGTCCAGCCTGTGGACGGGAACCAGGTCCGGGACCCCGAGGGTGTTGCGC
Encoded proteins:
- a CDS encoding ICP22 family protein is translated as MTEKSQDESTETLPASEPPASSAPGAEPETPAASAQGLPRDDFSSEETLSEETLSEELSSDEHAGESESAGDGETAGSGAPEQEETELPGTESSGQTSATPAGASAVRHSQPTPPRPNPTETGSEESGLSDFFDNLDEKFMDATRRLASAFRRPEPATQAPEQAQAQDHPDSPAESEHPSVQEETPGTSTPAPSPGDPDDAARPATAAEEPDPEPASGSGDPVNAPEATSDPNAGGSTPAEGPLTEAQEEPAAVTLPKPRRALDERRQRDVILEKAAAIEAATARNYRPTGREFVEFADDEEDLFTYIPPYNLPSRDPDPAPVRTDLYRQVFVSLGALAALVSLIWMFGAFTAAPAILGGNGLDQLVEGWYSGDLALLSPDANFYWLWPFIVIGLIAHAVYQWTTTQTATPRQRLSGWQVGSASLLMLVWTAAVHHGMLTIAVLASLAVALALIDAIRQFTFRTARSSLERRLADTTTGLFAGWALVAGMSSLSIWLTAMGWRVPGFPAVIWALIGLSVCIWAASYYAMTERGRITLALGMGWGMFWLIFPRILSEVTSVWVALCAAMGAFVVILATESRRHKINHAERRAAMGRPLEDII
- a CDS encoding DedA family protein — its product is MTNAVIALGVNDLGDPALYQEWGFYYFIVLAVAVAFTAIVPPFPSEVMVIASGTMAAEDIFPLLLVLGVTFIGCLAGDVGVYLLFRYKLIRLLYRWKWGRRLHRKMVRISIRAGGATTWAGLLLIRGIPGGRSASMATAGIMRLGGSAIVALTLLGALTWSLWLVGLGYITGTTTGLPPWASTGAAIVVGTLVGLGITVLMTRHRSRRRTGRRPSAK
- a CDS encoding pseudouridine synthase, with translation MTQKSPLPVRNGVNATRLRVPLTGPWRTIHDYVLETFGHIDHGGITARFDAGEVVDIDGVPLSTTTSLGEREFLWYYRSVSEEVPLPVREEIIYENEHLVVVDKPHFLPTTPAGRYVQESLLVRLRNTLGVPDLVPVHRLDRGTAGVVLFSKEPSTRGAYQLLFENRQVNKTYECVSAAPRGMTAEALASRFPLSVRNRIEKTKGVVVSQLAAYAPEHSGRRPHDRKARTGKRRTEAIPGANSSSRVELLAAGTSPSGEQVGHFQLIPHTGKTHQLRIHMALLGLGILNDRFYPELLDDAPDEFDRPLQLLAKTLSFRDPLNGVQRSFTSPRTLQESPQ